The following proteins are co-located in the Manihot esculenta cultivar AM560-2 chromosome 9, M.esculenta_v8, whole genome shotgun sequence genome:
- the LOC110607266 gene encoding pentatricopeptide repeat-containing protein At3g22470, mitochondrial: MLKFGLEPTTVTFTTLINGLCMESKIDNAVEFFDDMVARGYQPDVYTYSTIINGMCKFGKTNVAIGLLKGMADRGCEPNVMTYGAIIDALCKDELVGEALELFSQMRNKGISPNVITYNSLIHGVCKLGQKNQALALMNEMVEQNILPNVYTFNVLIDALCKDGMVSEAQNTFNVMIQRGVEPDVITYTSLIDGLCISDHFKEALALLKEMVGRNISPIVFTFNILIDTLCKKGLVSNAQNIFKIMIQRGVEPSVVTYNSLMYGYCLGSQIDKARKLFDLMVTNEIADIFSYNILINGYCKYKMIDDAKQIFDEMSHKGLIPDAVTYHTLIKGMFQAGRPQNAKELFKDMCSYGKQSNIVTFSIMIDGLCRQGNLDEALTLLKEMEESQLKPDLVTYCILINGMCKASKINDAKELFSSLFENGLQPNVYIYSAIMKGLCREGLIDEAYKIFRDMEKGGCLQNNCCYNIIIQGFLRHEDLPKGTNQRNG; the protein is encoded by the coding sequence ATGCTCAAATTCGGATTGGAGCCTACCACTGTGACATTTACTACcttaattaatgggctttgTATGGAGAGTAAAATCGATAATGCAGTGGAATTTTTCGATGATATGGTAGCACGTGGTTATCAACCTGATGTTTATACTTACAGTACGATAATAAACGGTATGTGTAAATTTGGGAAAACAAATGTGGCTATTGGGCTACTAAAGGGAATGGCTGATAGAGGTTGTGAGCCAAATGTTATGACATACGGAGCAATCATTGACGCCCTTTGCAAGGATGAACTAGTTGGTGAGGCTTTAGAGCTCTTCTCTCAAATGAGGAATAAGGGCATTTCACCTAATGTCATCACTTACAATAGTTTAATTCATGGTGTTTGCAAATTAGGCCAAAAGAACCAAGCTTTGGCCTTGATGAATGAAATGGTGGAGCAGAACATATTACCAAATGTTTATACCTTCAATGTATTGATTGATGCTCTTTGTAAGGATGGAATGGTTTCAGAGGCTCAAAATACATTCAAtgtaatgattcaaagaggtgtagAGCCTGATGTGATCACATACACATCCTTAATTGATGGTCTTTGCATTTCAGACCATTTCAAGGAAGCTTTGGCCTTGTTGAAAGAAATGGTGGGAAGGAACATATCCCCTATTGTTTTTACCTTCAATATATTGATCGACACTCTTTGTAAGAAAGGACTCGTTTCAAATGCAcaaaatatattcaaaataatgattcaaagaggtgtggAACCTAGTGTTGTCACTTATAATTCATTGATGTATGGATATTGTCTAGGCAGCCAAATTGACAAGGCTAGAAAGCTATTTGATCTGATGGTGACCAATGAAATAGCTGACATATTTAGCTACAACATTTTGATCAATGGATATTGTAAGTACAAAATGATAGATGATGCAAAGCAGATTTTTGATGAAATGTCTCATAAAGGTTTAATTCCTGATGCTGTTACTTATCATACTCTTATAAAGGGTATGTTTCAAGCAGGGAGGCCCCAAAATGCAAAAGAGCTCTTTAAGGATATGTGCTCTTATGGTAAACAATCAAATATAGTAACCTTCTCAATTATGATTGATGGCTTGTGTAGACAGGGGAATCTCGATGAAGCACTCACCCTATTGAAAGAAATGGAGGAAAGCCAGTTGAAGCCTGATCTTGTGACCTATTGCATTCTGATCAATGGTATGTGCAAAGCTAGCAAGATTAATGATGCCAAGGAACTGTTTTCTAGTCTTTTTGAAAATGGTTTACAACctaatgtttatatatatagtgCAATTATGAAAGGACTCTGCCGAGAAGGATTAATAGACGAAGCATATAAGATTTTTAGAGACATGGAAAAGGGAGGATGTTTACAGAATAATTGTTGTTATAATATCATCATTCAAGGGTTTCTCAGGCATGAGGATTTACCAAAAGGAACTAATCAACGAAATGGTTGA